The genome window GACAGCGGGACTGGCGGAGAGGCGGCCTCGCGCTCTGTTTTCTGTGACAGGAAGCTAGTCATCAACATGGGAAAAGCGTCTGATTGTTATTCGTGTTGCTCACGCACTGTAGGGTAATTATACATGGAAGGGATTCATAAATAAAGAGGTAAACTTTATGACCTTGTGATCATGAGCTATGGAAAAAATATATGGGATCAAAGTATGGAAGCAACGTTTAGGGATGGGCAGAGATGTACCCCACCTCATGTGTCTCTCAATCATATTAGGTAACTTCCGTGTCATGTGAATGGGTGGTCCAAGGGTAGCAAAGGTTTGCTTATGTTATAGCCTCACTGCTGGCTTGGGCACTGTTTTAAGTACTGCTTCCTGCTGAcgcaaaacaataacaattgtTGTAAAACTGccagagctttttttttttttttttttaaagacagaTTTTAGTCTTCAGTTTTCACATTTTTCCTTCCAGCATCTGCCACAACACCTGTGCTGACCACTGCTGGACCCGTTTTCTGTTTCGTAAACATTAATATGACGTCTATGACGCCTGCATCCGTCCCTATTGTCTCTTTACATTCTAGGGTTGTCTGACGAATGTAAACAGACAGAAACAGTGCTTGGGATGGGCAACTTTGTGTAAGATTGTGCAAGAGCAATTGTGGGCTCTAACCAATGTCTTTTGCCAATCTATTATTGGATGGAATCTCATGCTAATTTAGAAAATACCATTTCATGCAACTAATGTAACATGTattcaaaaaaataataattgagTGCTGATTATTACAAAAATCATCATTAAGCTATTATAGtattttctcctccctctcttcctcctcctccttcttttgCGGTTTAGAgaaatgctgtaaaatgtacTTAATTAAGCAATGTCCTTTGGTTTTGCGCTACCTTGTTGACATTGTGGGAGTTTTGGACAGTAAGAAATGCATATTGCACCACCATGTTATATTACAGGTAATGGTTTGATACAGTTGACTGTATGGATCACTCCCACAAACATAATGTGTTTGTAAATATTCACAATTCAGTATTCAGTTAAGTATTCACAACTATTCATAATTCAGAATATAGCAAACATTCAGAATTTATCGTTACTGAAAGTCATTGATCATATGAACTAATCTCATACAAAATGACAGTTAAGGAAACATtaaaatgaatcattctttTAATCTCAGTAATTATTAATTTTATATCTTTTGCAAGACCTCCATTTGTGCCAGAGATATGTTAACACCAACCACCCCTACCTTTGATAGGAATTTAAAGGAAATGAGGATGGAATGTGATGAGAAGTCAAGggtttttaaatatgtttacaTGAATTACATATTAACTGACAGGGTGAAAcagtttttttattaatatgtGCAGGTAACCACAGATAAATGACACCATACTGAGTAATTAAAAGACACATATTTTTAAGCTCTTGTGGCATAACAGATAATATACAAAGGGTATGTGGTCACTTAGTGTCATCACAAGAAATTGAAATGTGCTTTACAAtctcatgcacacaattcaCTGTTCAGAATGCATTTTTTTAGTTTAGAATATGCTGTTTATTCCGTAAAATTCTTTACATAATATATACTATATGACTATGTACATCTTAGAGAATTTGTTTAACCTCCCACAAGAAAATGCATAAAAATTGGAATCTGCAAAGCAAATGTACAGGCTAAAAGCAGAGTACAAAACAAGTATAACCACAGTTTTTGTTGAACCTCAGCTTTTAATTAAATCCACTGTATTTTTCTGAGCTAAGTAATGTGGGTATGATTCCCCAGTTTCACTCATACATCCCTGTAGAATTGTCCTTTATGAAACTCTCTTCACAGCTCAATACCGCTCTGGATTTAAATACTTCTGGAGCTCTCTCAAGTGATTTGAGATAGGATCTGGGAACACAGAATATGACAGTTATCTCAGACTATATGTATTCATCATTATACATGTTGATATGTTTAAACATTGTAAATGCTGTCAGACTTACCTGCGGTTCCATAGCTGCCACCTCCGTACAGCCCCGTGTTGCCACCGGTCCCTGTTCGTCCAAATCCATTTGGACTAAACCCAGTTCGGCCTGTTCCTGCTGAGCCAAAGCCTCCAAACCCGGTCCCCCCAGACCCTGTCCCACTCTGCCCGGTCCTGCTGGACCCTGCTCCACCAAAGCCTGTGTTGCCCTGCCCTGTAGTGCCAGTCCCTGCTCCAGGAAGTGCACTTCGACTGCCCCCTGCTCCAGCAGAGCCTGTGTTACCAAACCCTGCTCCACCAGCCCCCATATTGCTAGTGGAACCAAATCCTGTTCCACTATGTCCTGCTCCTGCACCTGTTCCAAAAGAGCCCGTGTTGAATCCTGCCCCTGTTGACCCCATACTACTAGATGAACCAAACCCTGTCCCACTCGATCCTGATCTATCATTTCCTGTTCCAAAGGAGCCTGTGTTCATTCCTCCCCCTGTTGGGGAGCCTAACCCGGTTCCAGACCCTGTCCTACCAGCTCCTGTACCAGAGGGCACAGAGTGGCTTGATCCTGTTCCAAATGTTCCCATATTTCCAGAGGATCCTGATCCAGTCCCTGGTCCTGTTCCACCTAATGCTGGTTTACCAGACCCAGGAGTACTTGACCCTGCTGCTGTTGGGAATCTATCCGAGCTCGGGCCACTTGACCCTGTATTTCCCATCCCAGTTCCTCCCGACCCCACCTGATTCACACCACTGCGACCAAACTTTTCCAATTCAAACTTTTTAAATAAAGAACTGTCTGGTCCACCAGACCCTCGTGCAGTGGGTTTTATCCCTGATCCTGGTTGAACTGAAAATGTACTGCCACTACCAGGTAATATGCCTCCTGTTCCCATCCCGCCCCCTCCTGGGGCTGAATTCCCAGGAAAAGGTTTTGGTGGTGGTGCCTGTAAAGAAAATTTTTTTGATGTGTTATTATCAATATACATTTTCTCAACATATCCATATGTGTGAAATACTAGTCATATAACTCCTACCCTGTGTCCACAGTTAGCCAGAGAGGCGTTTATCTTTTCTTTCAGCATGTTGATTTCGGATTCCTTTAGACTCAAGGTTCCGTCCAACAGCTCCTTTGCTCCTCGGAGTTTCCTTTGCTCCAGCAGAACCTGTTCCATAGCCTTGTCATGTCTTTCCCGGGTGTCTCTAAGATTCTTGTAATTTGTTTCTGCAAGGGAACTTAGATTTTGCTTACATTCAAACAGGTTCCTGTccagatatattttttttgcttCAAGATGACTCACTCTGTGAAGTGTTTCAGAAACTTTTAATCCAACGTTGTTCAAGTAGGGCTGAAACTTGTTCTCCACCTCTGCTGATAGGCTGCTACAGTTATACTGAATCTGCTCCAGCTGCTCACGCTGTTTGGGACAGGTTATGTGGAAAGGGATCAGTTGTGGAAACAAGGCGCCAATCTTCGCCCGGAATGCCTTGGTGATCTCTGGGATTCCGTCCAAGGACTTGATAAAGTCCTCCTTACACTTTGTCTTAAAATGTTCAATCTCCCTCTCAGCAGTGGCCTTCTCTTGGCGCAGTGTGATTGTCTCTAGTCTAAGGGATTCCCTGTCCCTGTTTGCACTGTCCAGTTCATCTTTCAAAACATGAAAAGTCCCTGAAAAATTCCCTTGCACAATTTCCAGCCATTTTTTCAGCTGTGAATTTTCATATTGTAGACCATGTAGTTGAcctgatatttaaaaaaaaagtaaaa of Alosa sapidissima isolate fAloSap1 chromosome 1, fAloSap1.pri, whole genome shotgun sequence contains these proteins:
- the LOC121723272 gene encoding keratin, type I cytoskeletal 9-like, with protein sequence MYNNSYSQSKFGASAKKIHKARGKSCGYYMKIVFFFSSLIQTLIIVSLVLFLVYGQPEESAAEKRLQVLDPMHNELITKYGYLQEETRNLTRKINMTNREMEYMQRNITMLRKLGNDSVSFINSLRNKLLQCQMSSSPPCNCPRVVQPPCQSNGQLHGLQYENSQLKKWLEIVQGNFSGTFHVLKDELDSANRDRESLRLETITLRQEKATAEREIEHFKTKCKEDFIKSLDGIPEITKAFRAKIGALFPQLIPFHITCPKQREQLEQIQYNCSSLSAEVENKFQPYLNNVGLKVSETLHRVSHLEAKKIYLDRNLFECKQNLSSLAETNYKNLRDTRERHDKAMEQVLLEQRKLRGAKELLDGTLSLKESEINMLKEKINASLANCGHRAPPPKPFPGNSAPGGGGMGTGGILPGSGSTFSVQPGSGIKPTARGSGGPDSSLFKKFELEKFGRSGVNQVGSGGTGMGNTGSSGPSSDRFPTAAGSSTPGSGKPALGGTGPGTGSGSSGNMGTFGTGSSHSVPSGTGAGRTGSGTGLGSPTGGGMNTGSFGTGNDRSGSSGTGFGSSSSMGSTGAGFNTGSFGTGAGAGHSGTGFGSTSNMGAGGAGFGNTGSAGAGGSRSALPGAGTGTTGQGNTGFGGAGSSRTGQSGTGSGGTGFGGFGSAGTGRTGFSPNGFGRTGTGGNTGLYGGGSYGTADPISNHLRELQKYLNPERY